The proteins below come from a single Plantactinospora sp. KBS50 genomic window:
- a CDS encoding sugar ABC transporter substrate-binding protein, whose translation MRIRQLGAVAVAMASAVALVGCGDSNGSSGDDSGGSGKVGVILPDATTSPRWEANDRPLLKKAFDALSIESDIQNANGDKAKFGSLCESMINAGVKVLLITNLDSETGAACLKKAQAAGVKTIDYDRLTLGGEASYYVSFDNVQVGKLIGEGLKTCLDKAGKSTANIVYINGDPTDNNAALFKQGYVEALQPLIDGGQYKLVGDQTGKWDATVAGTTFEQLFTQNGGKIDGVVAANDTMAGGVIARLKANGLNGKVPVTGQDATKEGLQSILVGDQCMTVYKAIKKEADAAAQLASALIKGEDAASVASATVKDTVLNKDVPSALQTPQAIFVDNVKDVIADGYWTKDDICTGDFAKACGEHGVS comes from the coding sequence ATGCGGATCAGACAACTCGGCGCCGTGGCCGTGGCGATGGCCAGCGCGGTGGCGCTGGTGGGATGCGGCGACTCCAACGGCTCCTCGGGCGACGACTCGGGCGGCTCGGGGAAGGTGGGCGTCATCCTTCCGGACGCCACGACCTCGCCGCGGTGGGAGGCCAACGACCGGCCGCTGCTGAAGAAGGCGTTCGACGCGCTGAGCATCGAATCGGACATTCAAAACGCCAACGGGGACAAGGCCAAGTTCGGTTCGCTCTGCGAGAGCATGATCAACGCGGGCGTCAAGGTCCTGCTGATCACCAACCTCGACTCGGAGACGGGCGCCGCGTGCCTGAAGAAGGCGCAGGCCGCGGGCGTGAAGACGATCGACTACGACCGGCTCACCCTGGGCGGCGAGGCCTCCTACTACGTGTCGTTCGACAACGTGCAGGTCGGCAAGCTCATCGGCGAGGGTCTGAAGACCTGTCTGGACAAGGCCGGCAAGAGCACCGCCAACATCGTCTACATCAACGGTGACCCGACCGACAACAACGCGGCGCTGTTCAAGCAGGGCTACGTCGAGGCGCTCCAGCCGCTGATCGACGGCGGGCAGTACAAGCTGGTCGGTGACCAGACCGGCAAGTGGGACGCCACCGTGGCCGGCACCACGTTCGAGCAGCTCTTCACGCAGAACGGCGGGAAGATCGACGGTGTGGTGGCCGCCAACGACACGATGGCCGGCGGCGTGATCGCCCGGTTGAAGGCCAACGGGCTCAACGGCAAGGTCCCGGTGACCGGGCAGGACGCCACCAAGGAGGGCCTGCAGAGCATCCTTGTCGGCGACCAGTGCATGACCGTCTACAAGGCGATCAAGAAGGAAGCGGACGCCGCGGCGCAGTTGGCCAGCGCCCTGATCAAGGGTGAGGACGCGGCGAGCGTGGCGAGCGCGACCGTCAAGGACACCGTCCTGAACAAGGACGTCCCGTCGGCCCTGCAGACCCCGCAGGCGATCTTCGTCGACAATGTCAAGGACGTCATCGCCGACGGATACTGGACCAAGGACGACATCTGCACCGGCGACTTCGCCAAGGCGTGCGGCGAGCACGGCGTCTCCTGA
- a CDS encoding MmcQ/YjbR family DNA-binding protein yields MASVHDVRAAALELPRSEEHLIRDRIKFRVGRIVYVALSRDETIIGFAFPKVERDALVASDPAKFLPPEKVDERFQWVQARMAALEVPELREIVFDAWCMVVPKRLAAEQERLRSR; encoded by the coding sequence GTGGCCAGCGTGCATGACGTCCGAGCCGCAGCCCTCGAACTGCCGCGCAGCGAGGAGCACCTGATCCGGGACAGGATCAAGTTTCGGGTCGGCCGCATTGTCTACGTGGCACTGTCGCGGGACGAGACGATCATCGGGTTCGCCTTCCCGAAGGTGGAGCGCGATGCCCTGGTCGCGTCGGATCCGGCGAAGTTCCTGCCACCGGAGAAGGTGGACGAGCGTTTCCAGTGGGTGCAGGCCCGGATGGCCGCCCTCGAGGTTCCCGAGCTGCGCGAGATCGTCTTCGACGCGTGGTGCATGGTCGTGCCCAAGCGGCTGGCCGCTGAGCAGGAGAGGCTCCGGAGCAGATGA
- a CDS encoding DUF1622 domain-containing protein, translating to MEGITELLGRAARAFELIGAGVLVLGLVWSAVAAGRAWRNRGGRAGYRTLRQTFGGVLLLGLEVLVAADLIRTVGVSPSLANVAGLGLIVLIRTFLSFSLEIEIEGVAPWRRALVTGPEAMARAARGRPESARPESTRHDPDGHDPDGHDPAPPGAGTGQG from the coding sequence GTGGAGGGCATCACCGAGCTCCTGGGGCGGGCGGCGCGGGCGTTCGAGTTGATCGGCGCCGGCGTACTCGTGCTCGGTCTGGTCTGGTCGGCGGTGGCGGCCGGTCGTGCCTGGCGCAACCGCGGCGGCCGGGCCGGCTACCGGACGTTGCGGCAGACCTTCGGTGGCGTCCTGCTGCTCGGCCTTGAGGTGCTGGTCGCCGCCGACCTCATCCGGACCGTCGGGGTGTCGCCGAGCCTGGCCAACGTGGCCGGCCTGGGCCTGATCGTGTTGATCAGGACCTTCCTCAGCTTCTCCCTGGAGATCGAGATCGAGGGGGTGGCGCCGTGGCGGCGCGCCCTGGTCACCGGCCCGGAGGCGATGGCCCGGGCCGCCCGCGGCCGACCCGAGTCCGCCCGACCCGAGTCCACCCGACACGATCCCGACGGGCACGATCCCGACGGGCACGATCCCGCCCCTCCCGGCGCCGGCACGGGCCAGGGCTGA
- a CDS encoding SRPBCC domain-containing protein, producing MLEFTLAMPIPAPRQRVWTAWTHPESLADWFWPTRFNTVAELDLRPDGRYRISGPGGGIAVAGVYRDVDRPDRLAFTWCWDGEAQETFVTVRLHPLATGTEVSVCHRGFVEESDRANHVDGWEACLDRLREDVRRDPLWD from the coding sequence TTGCTCGAATTCACCCTCGCGATGCCGATACCCGCGCCACGGCAGCGGGTCTGGACGGCCTGGACGCACCCGGAGTCGCTGGCCGACTGGTTCTGGCCGACCCGCTTCAACACCGTCGCCGAACTCGACCTGCGGCCCGACGGCCGCTACCGGATCTCCGGCCCCGGCGGCGGCATCGCGGTCGCCGGCGTCTACCGGGACGTCGACCGGCCCGACCGGCTGGCCTTCACCTGGTGCTGGGACGGTGAGGCACAGGAGACCTTCGTGACGGTCCGGCTGCACCCGCTCGCCACCGGCACCGAGGTGTCGGTGTGCCACCGCGGCTTCGTCGAGGAGTCCGACCGCGCGAACCACGTCGACGGCTGGGAGGCGTGCCTGGACCGGCTGCGCGAGGACGTCCGGCGCGACCCGCTCTGGGACTGA
- a CDS encoding DUF6228 family protein, giving the protein MLCLVLRQLDDGVEISAEPGRGSVRLHCPHRPWDDLVLDLRCELDDVGVDAVTSVRTLDGDGIVAWADSLAESFHGWDGVRTWQSLERDLRIDATHDGRGHVSLRFVIRGPQGYEPGAWEASVVVTLDSGEDMRRLVAELAELVS; this is encoded by the coding sequence ATGCTCTGCCTCGTGCTCAGGCAGTTGGATGATGGCGTCGAGATTTCTGCCGAACCGGGCCGGGGATCCGTACGCCTGCATTGTCCCCACAGACCCTGGGATGACCTGGTACTCGATCTCCGGTGTGAGCTGGACGATGTCGGCGTAGACGCGGTGACCTCGGTTCGGACCCTCGACGGTGACGGGATCGTGGCCTGGGCGGACTCGCTGGCCGAGTCGTTCCACGGCTGGGATGGCGTGCGTACCTGGCAGTCACTCGAACGGGACCTTCGTATCGACGCCACCCACGACGGACGCGGTCACGTCAGTCTCCGCTTCGTCATCCGGGGTCCCCAGGGCTACGAACCAGGAGCGTGGGAAGCGTCCGTCGTGGTGACCCTCGACAGCGGCGAGGACATGCGACGTCTCGTCGCCGAACTTGCCGAGTTGGTCTCGTAG
- a CDS encoding TetR/AcrR family transcriptional regulator, translating into MPRAGLNLAAVVAAGADLADEVGLPGLTMGLLAERLGVRTPSLYKHVESLEAVQRGIGLQATRDIGAVLARAAVGRSGPDAVRAITDAYRRWVLDHPGRYAATVRAPDPDDAEYLAVGDEAVRILFDAVAGFELTGERAIDAVRALRTIIHGFVGLEIGGAFQLQRDPADSYRFLVDTVIAGLRAETPDAPESASPHTRVGT; encoded by the coding sequence GTGCCTAGGGCCGGGCTCAACCTGGCCGCGGTCGTCGCGGCCGGCGCGGACCTCGCCGACGAGGTCGGCCTCCCCGGCCTGACCATGGGCCTGCTGGCCGAGCGGCTCGGCGTGCGCACCCCCTCGCTGTACAAGCACGTCGAGTCGCTGGAGGCGGTCCAGCGGGGCATCGGTCTGCAGGCCACCCGGGACATCGGCGCCGTCCTGGCCCGCGCGGCCGTGGGCCGATCCGGTCCGGACGCGGTACGCGCGATAACCGACGCCTATCGGCGGTGGGTCCTGGATCACCCCGGCCGCTACGCCGCCACCGTCCGCGCGCCGGATCCGGACGACGCGGAGTACCTGGCCGTGGGCGACGAAGCCGTGCGGATCCTGTTCGACGCGGTCGCCGGATTCGAACTGACCGGCGAGCGGGCCATCGACGCGGTCCGCGCACTGCGCACCATCATCCACGGCTTCGTCGGCCTCGAAATCGGCGGCGCCTTCCAGTTGCAGCGCGACCCCGCCGACAGCTACCGGTTCCTCGTCGACACCGTCATCGCCGGCCTGCGGGCCGAAACCCCCGACGCGCCCGAGAGCGCGTCGCCGCACACCAGGGTCGGAACATGA
- a CDS encoding SGNH/GDSL hydrolase family protein — protein sequence MWHRYVAIGDSTTEGLDDPDGAGGYRGWADRFALAVAATQGGLEYANLAIRGRTAGQIRAVQLPVALRLAPDLATVVAGMNDVLRPSFDARAVAADVQTMQEALVDLGATVLTFTLPDPVPVMPIARPLRGRVLALNEELRRATARTGATLLDLGAYPVASDPRLWSDDRLHANPAGHARIAAALAHTLGLPGADGTWSRPLPSAPRRRRAEVVRAELAWTRRHLLPWLLRQLPGRSIGDGRIAKRPVPLPVGI from the coding sequence ATGTGGCACCGGTACGTCGCCATCGGCGACAGCACGACCGAGGGGTTGGACGACCCGGACGGCGCCGGCGGCTACCGCGGCTGGGCGGACCGGTTCGCCCTCGCGGTCGCCGCGACCCAGGGCGGCCTGGAGTACGCGAACCTGGCCATCCGGGGACGCACGGCCGGCCAGATCCGCGCCGTGCAACTGCCGGTGGCGCTGCGCCTCGCCCCCGACCTGGCCACCGTGGTGGCCGGGATGAACGACGTGCTGCGACCCTCGTTCGACGCCCGCGCGGTGGCCGCCGACGTGCAGACCATGCAGGAGGCCCTGGTCGACCTGGGCGCCACGGTGCTCACGTTCACCCTGCCCGACCCCGTACCCGTGATGCCGATCGCCCGCCCGTTGCGCGGCCGGGTGCTGGCGCTCAACGAGGAGCTGCGCCGGGCCACCGCGCGGACCGGGGCCACGCTGCTGGACCTCGGGGCGTACCCGGTGGCCTCCGATCCCCGGCTGTGGAGCGACGACCGGCTGCACGCCAACCCGGCCGGGCACGCCCGGATCGCCGCGGCGCTGGCGCACACGCTCGGGCTGCCCGGCGCGGACGGCACCTGGTCCCGGCCGCTGCCGTCGGCGCCGCGGCGGCGCCGGGCCGAGGTGGTCCGCGCCGAGCTGGCCTGGACCCGCCGGCACCTGCTGCCCTGGCTGCTGCGGCAACTGCCCGGCCGGTCCATCGGCGACGGCCGGATCGCCAAACGCCCCGTGCCGCTACCGGTGGGCATATGA
- a CDS encoding pyridoxamine 5'-phosphate oxidase family protein, with product MSELSATPRTTLRRGKEKGRAAREDLFAVLRAAFVCHLGVTVDGAPMVVPTVYGFDDDHLYLHGSVASRSLSRPEATVCVTVTVVDGVVLARSMFEHSVNYRSAMIYGTPRVLADPQEKLDALRIVSEHVTPGQWDYARRPSRKELAATTMLAVPLAEASVKMRGGPPDDADSPDAALGLWAGELPLRTVWQEPVPDPALTPPVPPPPHVLERVRAG from the coding sequence ATGAGCGAGTTGTCGGCCACGCCCCGCACGACGCTGCGGCGGGGCAAGGAGAAGGGCCGGGCGGCGCGCGAGGATCTCTTCGCCGTGCTGCGGGCGGCTTTCGTCTGCCACCTCGGCGTCACCGTAGACGGCGCCCCCATGGTCGTGCCCACCGTCTACGGCTTCGACGACGACCACCTCTACCTGCACGGTTCGGTCGCCAGCCGGTCGCTGTCCCGGCCCGAGGCGACGGTCTGCGTCACCGTGACCGTGGTGGACGGCGTGGTGCTGGCCCGGTCGATGTTCGAGCACTCGGTGAACTACCGCAGCGCCATGATCTACGGGACGCCCCGGGTCCTCGCCGATCCGCAGGAGAAACTCGACGCCCTGCGCATCGTCAGCGAGCACGTCACCCCGGGCCAGTGGGACTATGCCCGCCGGCCCAGCCGCAAGGAGCTGGCCGCGACCACGATGCTGGCGGTCCCCCTCGCCGAGGCCTCGGTCAAGATGCGGGGTGGGCCGCCGGACGACGCGGATTCCCCCGACGCCGCGCTGGGCCTGTGGGCGGGCGAGCTGCCGCTGCGCACGGTGTGGCAGGAGCCCGTTCCCGACCCCGCGCTCACCCCGCCCGTCCCGCCACCCCCGCACGTACTCGAGCGGGTCAGAGCCGGGTGA
- a CDS encoding alpha/beta hydrolase: MRFTTEQRLDGGVLEREFTLGDIPGILWTPASASAPVPLILLGHPPLGLRKMYPRLVARARRCAADGFAAATIELPGNGDRPRWVAAEQARADLRRAREAGEPVSDEIIDALVLPLVDKAVPELQAALDALLSLPEIGGPAGYSGGVISVGIRLAVVEPRIVAAGFFAGSFVPRAMFEEARQVTIPLHVLLQWDDEGNDRQAALDLFDAFGSREKTLHANMGGHTGVPQFAGEDAAGFFARHLR; encoded by the coding sequence ATGCGGTTCACTACTGAACAGCGCCTCGATGGCGGCGTCCTCGAACGCGAATTCACCCTCGGCGACATCCCCGGCATCCTGTGGACGCCCGCATCCGCATCCGCACCGGTCCCGCTGATCCTGCTCGGCCATCCCCCGCTCGGACTGCGCAAGATGTACCCCCGTCTGGTGGCGCGCGCCCGGCGCTGCGCGGCGGATGGCTTCGCCGCGGCCACCATCGAGCTCCCCGGCAACGGTGACCGGCCCCGTTGGGTCGCAGCCGAGCAGGCCCGCGCCGACCTGCGCCGGGCGCGGGAGGCCGGCGAGCCGGTCAGCGACGAGATCATCGACGCACTCGTCCTCCCGCTCGTCGACAAGGCGGTCCCGGAATTGCAGGCGGCCCTGGACGCCCTCCTGTCGCTGCCCGAGATCGGCGGCCCGGCCGGGTACTCGGGGGGAGTGATCTCCGTCGGCATTCGACTCGCGGTGGTCGAGCCGCGAATCGTGGCCGCCGGCTTCTTCGCCGGAAGTTTCGTGCCTCGCGCCATGTTCGAGGAGGCCCGCCAGGTCACCATTCCGCTGCATGTCCTGCTGCAGTGGGATGACGAAGGGAACGACCGGCAGGCGGCACTGGACCTGTTCGACGCCTTCGGCTCCAGGGAGAAGACGCTGCACGCCAACATGGGCGGACACACCGGTGTCCCGCAGTTCGCGGGGGAGGACGCGGCCGGGTTCTTCGCCCGGCATCTGCGCTAG
- a CDS encoding alpha/beta fold hydrolase — protein sequence MTEFLNVDGGTIAYQVSGAGPLMVLVHGIGQSRDAYRFVVPDLVAAGHRVATVDLRGSGESSATWPSYTRTDIADDLIALIEHLGGPAVLVGHSISGGAATIVAAKAPSLVTAVVELAPFTRKVEYALGDLRRSRYRRGALAISAVALFGSRRQWRRYLEIATPDPRPADWAASLDRTEAMLREPGRMKALRKQMNSAADAGAQLGNVHRPVLVVMGTLDPDWGDPLAEGEAVVAALPAGVGRLEVIPGAGHYPQVQFPAKVVGLILSFLASVRA from the coding sequence ATGACCGAGTTCCTGAACGTCGACGGCGGCACCATCGCCTACCAGGTGTCCGGCGCCGGACCGCTGATGGTGCTCGTCCATGGGATCGGCCAGAGCCGGGATGCCTACCGGTTCGTGGTGCCGGACCTGGTGGCGGCCGGACATCGGGTCGCGACGGTGGACCTGCGCGGCAGCGGCGAGTCGAGCGCGACCTGGCCGTCCTACACGCGCACCGACATCGCCGACGACCTGATCGCACTGATCGAGCACCTCGGCGGCCCGGCGGTGCTGGTCGGCCACTCGATCTCGGGCGGTGCCGCGACGATCGTGGCGGCCAAGGCGCCCTCGCTCGTGACCGCCGTGGTCGAGCTGGCGCCCTTCACCCGCAAGGTGGAGTACGCGCTGGGCGATCTGCGCAGGTCCCGCTACCGCAGGGGAGCGTTGGCCATCTCCGCCGTCGCGCTGTTCGGCAGCAGGCGGCAGTGGCGGAGGTACCTGGAGATCGCCACCCCGGACCCTCGGCCGGCCGACTGGGCGGCGAGCCTCGATCGCACCGAGGCCATGCTGCGCGAGCCGGGCCGGATGAAGGCACTGCGCAAGCAGATGAACAGCGCCGCCGACGCGGGCGCCCAACTGGGCAACGTGCACCGCCCGGTGCTGGTCGTGATGGGGACGCTCGACCCCGACTGGGGCGATCCGCTGGCCGAGGGCGAGGCCGTGGTGGCCGCACTGCCGGCCGGTGTCGGACGCCTCGAAGTGATCCCGGGAGCGGGCCACTACCCGCAGGTCCAGTTCCCGGCCAAGGTGGTCGGTCTCATCCTGTCGTTCCTGGCGTCCGTCCGTGCCTAG
- a CDS encoding PPOX class F420-dependent oxidoreductase, protein MTVPDEIAHSRYVSLTTCRKDGTPVATPVWHVPRDAELWIVTEAGSGKVKRIRNNPQVRVQPCSFRGTVAPGAPSVTGTARLLDDDGTAQARQLLARRYVTSRAGNWLARLLRLRRPPMVGIVVSF, encoded by the coding sequence ATGACCGTGCCCGACGAGATCGCCCATAGCCGGTACGTCAGCCTGACCACCTGTCGCAAGGACGGCACCCCGGTGGCCACGCCGGTCTGGCATGTACCGCGAGATGCTGAGCTCTGGATCGTGACCGAAGCGGGCTCGGGCAAGGTCAAGCGGATCCGGAACAACCCGCAGGTGCGTGTGCAGCCGTGTTCCTTCCGCGGGACGGTGGCGCCGGGTGCGCCGAGCGTGACGGGAACGGCACGGTTGCTGGACGACGACGGGACGGCGCAGGCCCGGCAACTGTTGGCCCGCCGGTACGTCACGTCACGGGCGGGGAACTGGTTGGCTCGCCTGCTGCGGCTACGCCGTCCCCCGATGGTCGGCATCGTCGTGTCGTTCTGA
- a CDS encoding YdeI family protein, producing MVSAELDELIVADAAALRTWLSANHDSSPGVWLALTRKGGTVTTLTWQQAVDEGLCFGWIDGQARRRDQETSWIRFTPRRSRSSWSQRNVAHVARLEAQGRMLPPGRAAVDAAKADGRWAAAYAPPSQVEAPADLLAAIAADPAAQAMFDVLTRTNRFAIVHRLNAVKRAQTRERKIVEYVAMLARHETIYPQKARPSNPPSSS from the coding sequence ATGGTCAGCGCCGAACTGGATGAGTTGATCGTCGCGGACGCCGCGGCGCTGCGTACGTGGTTGTCGGCCAACCACGACAGCTCGCCCGGCGTCTGGCTCGCCCTGACCAGAAAGGGTGGCACCGTCACCACGCTGACCTGGCAGCAGGCGGTCGACGAGGGCCTGTGCTTCGGCTGGATCGACGGGCAGGCCCGCAGGCGGGACCAGGAGACGTCCTGGATCCGGTTCACCCCGCGCCGTTCCCGCAGTTCCTGGTCGCAACGCAACGTCGCGCACGTGGCCCGGCTGGAGGCGCAGGGACGCATGCTGCCCCCGGGCCGCGCCGCCGTGGACGCCGCGAAGGCCGACGGGCGATGGGCCGCCGCCTACGCCCCACCCTCGCAGGTCGAGGCACCCGCCGACCTCCTCGCCGCCATCGCCGCCGATCCCGCCGCCCAGGCCATGTTCGACGTGCTCACCAGGACCAACCGGTTCGCGATCGTCCACCGCCTCAACGCCGTCAAGCGGGCCCAGACCCGCGAGCGGAAGATCGTCGAGTACGTCGCCATGCTGGCCCGGCACGAGACGATCTATCCACAGAAGGCCAGACCCTCGAACCCGCCGTCGTCGTCGTAG
- a CDS encoding NCS2 family permease has translation MSTATEDTSLPANPPEPVADSALDRFFEITRRGSTVRREVVAGITTFATMAYIVVLNPLIIGTAPDKNGTLLGIAPVAGVTALVAAVMTILMGVVGKVPFAVATGLGLNAFVAYSVATQMSWAEAMGLVVIEGLIIAVLVVTGFRQAVFRAIPAELKAAIAAGIGLFIAIIGLVDGGLVRRIPDAAGTTVPVQLGNDGTLRGWPVLVFVIGLLLTGALVARRVRGGILLGILITTVIAVIVDRVTQPGPAFVDGQPNPTGWQLNVPALPDPLVSAPDLHLVGNVSFTAFANAGVMTALLLVFTLVLADFFDVMGTTVGLSRQAGLATPEGDIPRLGRVLFVDGAAAVAGGAANASSATTYIESSAGIAEGGRTGLTNVVTGVLFLGALLLTPLVSLVPSEAAAPALVIVGALMIRQVRDIDFTDVGVAIPAFLTMVLMPFTYSITNGIGAGFLSWVVIRVVQGRARQIHPLLWAVSAAFLIYFGINAVKALTGVN, from the coding sequence ATGAGCACAGCGACCGAGGACACCTCCCTGCCCGCAAACCCACCGGAACCGGTCGCGGACAGCGCCCTCGACCGGTTCTTCGAGATCACCCGCCGCGGTTCGACCGTCCGGCGCGAGGTGGTGGCCGGCATCACCACCTTCGCGACCATGGCCTACATCGTCGTACTCAATCCCCTGATCATCGGCACCGCGCCCGACAAGAACGGCACGCTGCTCGGCATCGCCCCGGTGGCCGGGGTCACCGCGCTGGTGGCCGCGGTGATGACGATCCTGATGGGCGTGGTCGGCAAGGTGCCGTTCGCGGTGGCCACCGGGCTCGGCCTGAACGCCTTCGTCGCCTACAGCGTCGCCACCCAGATGAGCTGGGCCGAGGCGATGGGACTGGTGGTGATCGAGGGTCTGATCATCGCCGTCCTCGTGGTCACCGGTTTCCGGCAGGCCGTCTTCCGGGCCATCCCCGCCGAACTCAAGGCCGCGATCGCCGCCGGCATCGGGCTGTTCATCGCGATCATCGGCCTGGTCGACGGCGGGCTGGTCCGGCGCATCCCGGACGCCGCGGGTACGACCGTCCCGGTGCAGCTCGGCAACGACGGCACCCTGCGCGGCTGGCCCGTACTGGTCTTCGTCATCGGGCTGCTGCTCACCGGCGCCCTGGTCGCCCGCCGGGTACGCGGCGGCATCCTGCTCGGCATCCTGATCACCACGGTGATCGCGGTGATCGTCGACCGGGTCACCCAACCCGGCCCGGCCTTCGTGGACGGCCAGCCCAACCCGACCGGCTGGCAGCTCAACGTACCGGCCCTGCCCGACCCCCTGGTCAGCGCGCCGGACCTGCACCTGGTGGGCAACGTGTCGTTCACCGCGTTCGCGAACGCCGGCGTGATGACGGCCCTGCTGCTGGTCTTCACCCTCGTGCTGGCCGACTTCTTCGACGTCATGGGCACCACGGTCGGGCTGTCCCGGCAGGCCGGGTTGGCCACCCCCGAGGGCGACATCCCCCGGCTCGGTCGGGTGCTGTTCGTCGACGGCGCCGCCGCCGTGGCCGGCGGTGCCGCCAACGCCTCCTCGGCGACCACCTACATCGAGTCCTCGGCCGGCATCGCCGAGGGCGGTCGCACCGGCCTGACCAACGTGGTCACCGGCGTGCTGTTCCTCGGCGCGCTGCTGCTCACCCCGCTGGTGTCGCTGGTGCCCAGCGAGGCGGCGGCACCAGCGCTGGTCATCGTCGGCGCGCTGATGATCCGACAGGTGCGGGACATCGACTTCACCGACGTCGGGGTGGCGATCCCGGCGTTCCTCACCATGGTGCTCATGCCGTTCACGTACTCGATCACCAACGGCATCGGCGCCGGCTTCCTGAGCTGGGTGGTGATCCGGGTGGTCCAGGGCCGTGCCCGGCAGATCCATCCGCTGCTGTGGGCGGTGTCCGCCGCGTTCCTGATCTACTTCGGCATCAACGCGGTGAAGGCGCTGACCGGGGTCAACTGA
- a CDS encoding maleylpyruvate isomerase family mycothiol-dependent enzyme — MTDQIFAARKKLADDLADLTEAQWAAPSLCESWTVEETLAHLTSAARMTPLRWIRSMVAAGFRADVHNRRRLNEQLGATPAETLAKFRAAIPATTSPLGDPAAWLGEIVVHGQDIRRALELDAGPSVEQATTVARFFVSKNFAVNSRNVAKGLRWEAIDGPFRSGDGPVVRGRTEALVMILAGRRTYLADVAGDGVETVSARI, encoded by the coding sequence ATGACCGACCAGATATTCGCCGCCCGCAAGAAGCTGGCCGACGATCTTGCCGACCTGACCGAGGCACAGTGGGCCGCCCCGTCGCTCTGCGAATCCTGGACCGTCGAGGAGACGCTGGCGCATCTGACCTCGGCCGCGCGCATGACTCCGTTGCGGTGGATCCGCAGTATGGTCGCGGCCGGGTTCCGCGCGGACGTGCACAACCGGCGCCGCCTGAACGAGCAGCTCGGTGCGACGCCCGCTGAAACGCTTGCAAAGTTCCGGGCAGCCATCCCTGCCACCACCTCGCCTCTGGGAGACCCCGCCGCATGGCTGGGCGAGATCGTCGTGCATGGCCAGGACATCCGCCGCGCGCTCGAACTAGATGCTGGGCCATCGGTCGAGCAGGCCACCACCGTGGCCAGGTTCTTCGTCTCCAAGAACTTCGCCGTCAACAGCCGCAACGTGGCCAAAGGCCTGCGGTGGGAGGCGATCGACGGGCCGTTCCGCAGTGGTGACGGTCCGGTTGTCCGGGGAAGGACGGAAGCGTTGGTGATGATTCTCGCGGGCCGGCGTACCTACCTTGCAGACGTCGCCGGCGACGGCGTCGAGACGGTGAGCGCCCGCATCTAG